A DNA window from Cyanobacterium sp. T60_A2020_053 contains the following coding sequences:
- a CDS encoding HAD family hydrolase: MAQKAVFLDRDGVLNVEVGYIHNVDDLKLIPHVAEAVRKLKEGGFFCCLVSNQSGPARNYYPDSHIEALHQRLETLLWQEGQAKLDAIYYCPYLSPNAGGTNPDFTCWGTWRKPNTGMLVAAAWQYDLDLKNSFMVGDKATDVDLAHNAGLTGILVTTGYGEKVMTGKYQHQTQPDYIAHSLKGAVDWILSSNIAKK; the protein is encoded by the coding sequence GTGGCACAGAAAGCAGTATTTTTAGACCGAGATGGGGTGTTAAATGTCGAAGTAGGGTATATCCATAATGTCGATGACTTAAAATTAATTCCCCATGTGGCAGAAGCCGTCAGAAAACTAAAAGAAGGCGGTTTTTTTTGCTGTTTAGTATCTAATCAATCAGGTCCAGCGCGTAATTATTACCCCGATAGCCATATTGAAGCGCTCCATCAACGCCTAGAAACCTTATTATGGCAAGAAGGACAAGCCAAATTAGACGCTATCTATTATTGCCCTTATCTTAGCCCTAATGCTGGAGGTACTAACCCTGATTTTACCTGCTGGGGGACTTGGCGTAAACCCAATACAGGAATGTTAGTGGCGGCGGCTTGGCAATACGATTTAGACTTAAAAAATAGCTTCATGGTAGGAGATAAAGCCACTGATGTGGATTTAGCCCATAATGCTGGTTTAACGGGTATTCTCGTTACCACAGGCTACGGAGAAAAGGTTATGACGGGGAAATATCAACATCAAACACAACCCGATTATATTGCGCATAGTTTGAAGGGCGCTGTTGACTGGATTTTAAGCTCAAACATCGCCAAAAAATAA
- a CDS encoding methionine--tRNA ligase, with product MNSVHNSEQKFALTTPLYYVNGLPHIGSAYTTIAADTSARYQRLCAQEVLLITGTDEHGQKIQRTAEEKGIEPQLHCDEISATFKTLWQKLDIQYDRFIRTTNPRHNPIVEEFFHRVEKQGDIYLDQQKGWYCVACEEFKEERELLENGNCAIHSNRKAEWRDEENYFFRLSRYQEKLEQFYQENPDFIQPESRRNEVLNFVKQGLQDFSISRVNMTWGIPIPTDNNHTIYVWFDALLGYITALLEENDEPTLENALKKWYPFQLHLIGKDILRFHAVYWPAMLMSAHLPLPKRVFGHGFLTKDGQKMGKSLGNTLDPFALVHKYGADAVRYYFLKEIEFGKDGDFNETRFINTINADLANDLGNLLNRSLGMLSKYCQDSYPHITGEAIDDDNPVKIIGLNLNHKVNNAYENNQFHLVCEEVFTLIRRCNKYIDESAPWTLYKQKQQNEVEKILYTVLESVRLSALLLAPIIPNISNQIYGQLGFNYDFNNKNLSMEHPELKTHFLWGRLSLNKDLQRGAPIFARIETDHVD from the coding sequence ATGAATAGTGTCCATAACTCTGAGCAGAAATTTGCCTTAACAACCCCCCTTTACTACGTTAACGGCTTACCTCACATTGGTAGCGCCTATACCACTATTGCCGCCGATACCAGCGCCCGTTACCAGCGTTTATGCGCCCAAGAAGTATTATTAATAACTGGTACAGATGAACACGGACAAAAAATCCAGCGCACGGCAGAAGAAAAAGGCATCGAACCACAACTACACTGTGATGAAATTTCAGCTACTTTTAAAACATTATGGCAAAAATTAGACATACAATATGATCGTTTTATTCGCACCACTAATCCCCGTCATAATCCCATTGTCGAAGAATTTTTCCATAGAGTGGAAAAACAAGGAGATATATATTTAGATCAACAAAAAGGCTGGTATTGTGTTGCCTGTGAAGAATTTAAAGAAGAAAGAGAATTATTAGAAAACGGTAACTGCGCCATCCACAGTAACCGCAAAGCAGAATGGCGCGACGAAGAAAACTACTTTTTTCGACTTTCCCGTTATCAAGAAAAACTAGAACAATTCTACCAAGAAAATCCCGACTTCATTCAACCAGAAAGCCGTCGCAACGAAGTCTTAAATTTCGTCAAACAAGGCTTACAAGATTTCTCCATCTCACGAGTCAACATGACTTGGGGGATTCCCATTCCCACCGATAACAATCACACCATTTATGTTTGGTTTGACGCTCTTTTAGGCTATATTACCGCCCTTTTAGAAGAAAATGACGAGCCTACCCTCGAAAACGCTCTCAAAAAATGGTATCCCTTTCAACTACATTTGATTGGTAAAGATATATTACGTTTTCATGCGGTTTATTGGCCCGCCATGTTAATGTCAGCGCACCTCCCCCTCCCCAAAAGAGTATTTGGTCATGGTTTCCTGACTAAAGATGGTCAAAAAATGGGCAAAAGTTTAGGTAATACTCTTGATCCTTTTGCCTTAGTACATAAATATGGAGCGGATGCCGTGCGCTATTATTTCCTCAAAGAAATTGAATTTGGCAAAGACGGCGACTTTAACGAAACCCGCTTCATCAACACCATTAACGCTGATTTAGCTAACGATTTGGGTAACTTATTAAACCGCAGTTTGGGAATGTTGAGCAAATACTGTCAAGATAGCTACCCCCACATCACAGGGGAAGCCATTGATGATGATAACCCCGTGAAAATTATCGGTCTTAATCTCAACCATAAAGTTAATAACGCTTATGAAAATAATCAGTTTCACTTGGTGTGTGAAGAAGTTTTCACCTTGATTCGTCGCTGTAATAAATATATCGATGAAAGCGCCCCTTGGACTTTATACAAACAAAAACAGCAAAATGAAGTGGAAAAAATTCTTTATACTGTGTTAGAATCCGTGCGCCTCAGCGCCCTTCTCCTCGCCCCCATCATTCCTAATATTAGTAATCAAATCTATGGACAATTAGGATTTAATTATGACTTTAATAATAAAAACTTAAGTATGGAACATCCCGAACTAAAAACGCACTTTTTATGGGGAAGATTAAGTTTAAATAAAGATTTGCAGAGGGGCGCTCCTATATTTGCTAGAATCGAAACAGATCATGTTGACTAA
- a CDS encoding 30S ribosomal protein S1, giving the protein MTANSNPSDVKTTNFSMDDFAQALEQEKYDYHFNKGETIKGKVFQYDSSGVYVDIGGKSPGFVPLSEAAWQPFSDVSEVLPLEEEFEFLIIKEQDSEGQVKLSRRQLYIDQAWDNLLEIQEEKKVVHMLVTGVNRGGVIGQIDGLRAFIPKSHLIEKEDFDNLIDQTLPANVLQLDRAQNKIVLTQRDIAKSSALTQLQENEIMQGKIVKLQPYGVFVDFGGVAGLLHIKQISGGHIDSINNIFKIGEEVKVVVMEIDTMKNRIALSTKILETYPGEFLEKKELVMTTAEERLNNLKEKKSQSSSN; this is encoded by the coding sequence ATGACCGCTAATTCTAATCCCTCTGACGTAAAAACCACTAACTTTTCTATGGATGACTTCGCCCAAGCCCTAGAACAAGAAAAGTATGATTATCATTTCAATAAAGGGGAAACTATCAAAGGAAAAGTTTTTCAGTATGATTCCAGTGGGGTATATGTAGATATTGGCGGAAAATCCCCGGGGTTTGTGCCATTGAGTGAGGCGGCTTGGCAACCTTTTTCGGATGTTAGTGAAGTATTACCCCTAGAAGAAGAATTTGAATTTTTGATTATTAAAGAGCAAGATTCTGAAGGACAAGTTAAGTTATCCCGCCGTCAATTATACATCGATCAGGCTTGGGATAATCTTTTAGAAATTCAAGAAGAAAAAAAAGTAGTACATATGCTCGTAACAGGCGTAAATCGTGGGGGCGTTATTGGGCAAATTGACGGTTTACGCGCTTTTATTCCTAAGTCTCATTTAATTGAAAAAGAAGACTTTGATAATTTAATCGATCAAACTTTACCAGCTAATGTCTTGCAATTAGATCGTGCGCAAAATAAAATTGTCTTAACTCAACGGGATATTGCTAAGTCAAGTGCGCTAACTCAGTTACAAGAAAATGAAATTATGCAAGGTAAAATTGTCAAATTACAGCCTTATGGAGTGTTTGTAGATTTTGGCGGTGTAGCTGGATTATTACATATTAAGCAAATTAGTGGTGGTCATATTGATTCCATTAATAATATTTTTAAAATTGGGGAAGAAGTCAAAGTGGTAGTGATGGAAATTGATACTATGAAAAATCGTATCGCTCTTTCTACAAAGATATTAGAGACTTATCCGGGTGAATTTTTGGAGAAAAAAGAATTAGTGATGACAACTGCGGAAGAAAGGTTAAATAATCTCAAGGAGAAAAAATCTCAATCATCATCCAATTAG